The Magnetococcales bacterium genomic interval CGTCACGGCGTCCGGAAAGGCGGCAACCCCTGGTTCGAGGCTCAGGGAGACGCTTTTTACTTCCATGTAACAGTCTGGTCTCCCTTCCGCCGTGAGCCGGAAGTCGAAGCGGGTTCCCGTGTGCCACGCAACCTCCCGACGAAAGGCGGTATAATCGCGCATCGCGGGGATCGTTCCCTGCTCCAGGGCTTCGGCCACCACGGCGTTGGCCAGGGCGGTATTGACGCAGACCCAGCTACCTTGCACCGAAACCAGCTCCCAGGTGAAGGGTAATTTGCGCGAGGCGCTCTCCTTGCGGGAGAGGAGCATTCCGGCTCGTGGCGGCAGCAGACCGCGCATGGATCCCGGATTGGCGCAGTGCGCCACCACGCTCCG includes:
- the sfsA gene encoding DNA/RNA nuclease SfsA; the protein is MKWPTPLLPATLERRTKRFLAEAVLEDGRSVVAHCANPGSMRGLLPPRAGMLLSRKESASRKLPFTWELVSVQGSWVCVNTALANAVVAEALEQGTIPAMRDYTAFRREVAWHTGTRFDFRLTAEGRPDCYMEVKSVSLSLEPGVAAFPDAVTQRGSRHLQELIAVVAGGMRAVLLFLVVRADCRSFRPAGEIDPRYTELLHTARKNGVEVLVCGCRIDPEEITLSHALPWELGLS